In one window of Toxotes jaculatrix isolate fToxJac2 chromosome 10, fToxJac2.pri, whole genome shotgun sequence DNA:
- the ankhd1 gene encoding ankyrin repeat and KH domain-containing protein 1 isoform X6 encodes MQDAVAGTAMLTDGFEDEIDSVTPRSPVAGMGVGATPGGVGLGGIGIGVGGKKVRLYGEPGGPAAERLDFKLAAAAVLSSGPGSGSDEDEVSEVESFILDQEDLDNPIMKTASELLLSSATDGVDLRTVDPETQARLEALLEAAAFADPEVLRRLTSSVSCALDEAAAALTRMRAENTLNAGQADNRSLAEACSDGDVNAVRKLLDEGRSVNEHTEEGESLLCLACSAGYYELAQVLLAMHANVEDRGIKGDITPLMAAASGGYVDIVKLLLVHGADVNAQSSTGNTALTYACAGGFVDVVKVLLKEGANIEDHNENGHTPLMEAASAGHVEVARVLLEYGAGINTHSNEFKESALTLACYKGHLDMVRFLLEAGADQEHKTDEMHTALMEACMDGHVEVARLLLDSGAQVNMPADSFESPLTLAACGGHVELAALLIERGANLEEVNDEGYTPLMEAAREGHEEMVALLLAQGANINAQTEETQETALTLACCGGFLEVADFLIKAGADIELGCSTPLMEAAQEGHLELVKYLLAAGANVHATTATGDTALTYACENGHTDVADVLLQAGANLEHESEGGRTPLMKAARAGHLCTVQFLISKGANVNRATANNDHTVVSLACAGGHLAVVELLLAHGADPTHRLKDGSTMLIEAAKGGHTNVVSYLLDYPNNILSVPAPDLSQLTPPSQDASQVPRVPIQALAMVVPPQEPDRAPSNITTPPPISSKGVSKQRQAALQPGVPTSVGRGPEAEPLPPFHLCQPLECIVEETEGKLNELGQRISAIEKAQLQSLELIQGEPLTKDKIEELKKSREEQVQKKKKILKELQKVERQLQLKTQQQFTKEYMEAKGLKEEQEAGLSQGPGPGSTTSAPGPLSTTPGAQAHTSSDTDEEANKDGEQEEQPGEEGEEEEDDDDDEEGSEEEADGEEEDYPKLPQVGTILYRDGPQQPPLPPSPQAQPQPPPPPLQAAFVPIQPLPDYNPTDYPGSTSPELQRVLVGQQMLGQQQQGQGQQMAGLGPGMIPQQAPDGLMVATPAQTLTDTLDDIMAAVSNRVPMLNTTTSPTPLSQPPTQTPANIASPPSVLPLYPSVDIDAHTESNHDTALTLACAGGHEELVSVLIARGANIEHRDKKGFTPLILAATAGHVGVVEVLLDKGGDIEAQSERTKDTPLSLACSGGRQEVVELLLLRGANKEHRNVSDYTPLSLAASGGYVNIIKILLNAGAEINSRTGSKLGISPLMLAAMNGHVPAVKLLLDMGSDINAQIETNRNTALTLACFQGRAEVVSLLLDRKANVEHRAKTGLTPLMEAASGGYAEVGRVLLDKGADVNAPPVPSSRDTALTIAADKGHYKFCELLINRGAHIDVRNKKGNTPLWLAANGGHFDVVQLLVHASADVDAADNRKITPLMAAFRKGHVKVVQYLVKEVNQFPSDIECMRYIATIADKELLKKCHQCMETIVKAKDQQAAEANKNASILLKELDLEKSREESKKQALAAKREKRKEKRKKKKEEQKRKQEEEEGQKIKEESSEMQEQKEDSAEETEVPIEPPSATTTTTIGISATSTTFTTAFGKKRASVATTPSTNRKNKKNKTKDSSPNEPIILQDSQVALAQHKADKNKIHGEPRGGGGGVTGGNSDSDPLDSTDCASESSSSGGKSQELNYLPDLTSSASSSSSTSSSSSAPSSGAAQALLPGPEKRHCPQPQTDGKVDNKVTVSISKPTQKAPDTSDSTSNSLPSPFKTMALPVTSPNSKLSLTSPKRGQKREEGWKEVVRRSKKLSVPASVVSRIMGRGGCNITAIQDVTGAHIDVDKQKDKNGERMITIRGGTESTRYAVQLINALIQDPAKELEDLIPRNHIRAPGSKTTSASFPSTTGATSGSTTGPKALSSLVTSTGVSFQPSSSSSSSSSQAGGKIGKGLSSNVRQPFPVSLPLAYAHPQLALLAAQTMHQIRHPRLPMAQFGGTFSPAASTWGPFPVRPVSPGSANSSPKHNGGTNSTGGQARPNSTHSEHSNTASSGAPVTTTNTTTTSAPNTSTAAASPHTPNPTPYNPQPSVPTPSSVRKQLFAPDPKPAGVTPVSAAATATSGTNAVRGTGSPAHHSSTTTTANTPQQPVGPISQPPIQPTKTEPSAVAPPGKDKPSLPVESQPVSVSESINSVGFAAPAMALPPKPEPRQQLPPPPSSVPSTEAPLTLLNPQPSSHLPSATPPVLSHNVSHPNNTVPHFSAPAPRVSHRMQPPGPYYSLPEQQQQQQQQQTQQQQQQQQSVFVPFNAQQEPPKQTQNQTSQPTSLPPQAQTQAQAQAPGSLQVSANLGMMNGSQMQHVANAGKPQQIPPNFGPAGLFNFSSIFDNNNQVGNNQVWGACHLPARSPPEQSYSAPPAYMSMGQMENMMPPPPPDSSKAPGYRSASQRMVNSPIALTSYATSISASPVYLHGHTPVGTPSFSRQHFSPHPWSASTSGESPVPPPSTVSSSALSTSAVAPPPQPKPGSSSQQDRKVPPPIGTERLARIRQTGSVNPPLLTTSYTASVGQGGIWSFGVGSASEAMSGWSQPLMSSHMMHPQLQAEQSAFSQHQPMEQDDTGIANPANNYHQPQHLPNSYMDFPKGMPMSMYGGTMLPPHPPMAEAPGGPMYNGLHAGDPAWSPIIKVVPNNADNSDPQQQVWPGTWAPHVGNVHLNHVN; translated from the exons ATGCAGGATGCAGTAGCCGGGACGGCAATGCTGACGGACGGCTTCGAGGACGAGATTGACTCGGTGACTCCTCGCTCCCCAGTGGCAGGGATGGGGGTAGGAGCGACACCAGGAGGAGTCGGACTAGGGGGCATTGGGATTGGTGTAGGAGGAAAGAAAGTACGTTTGTACGGCGAACCAGGCGGGCCTGCTGCAGAAAGACTGGATTTCAAACTAGCGGCCGCGGCCGTCCTCTCCTCGGGTCCAGGATCCGGCAGCGACGAAGACGAGGTTTCAGAG GTGGAGTCATTCATTTTGGACCAGGAGGACCTGGACAACCCCATCATGAAGACAGCGTCAGAGTTGCTTTTGTCCAGCGCTACAGATGGAGTAGATTTAAGGACTGTTGATCCAGAGACACAGGCCCGACTTGAAGCTCTACTGGAAGCTGCAG CTTTTGCAGACCCCGAGGTGCTACGGCGACTGACGTCATCTGTGAGCTGTGCCCTGGATGAGGCTGCAGCAGCCCTGACACGTATGAGAGCTGAAAACACGCTCAACGCCGGCCAAGCCGACAA CCGTAGTTTAGCAGAGGCGTGCTCAGATGGGGATGTCAACGCCGTGCGCAAATTGTTGGATGAGGGACGGAGCGTCAacgaacacacagaggaaggggAGAGCCTGCTCTGCCTCGCCTGCTCGGCTGGCTACTATGAACTTGCACAG GTTTTGTTGGCCATGCATGCCAATGTGGAGGACAGGGGCATCAAAGGGGACATAACGCCACTTATGGCTGCTGCCAGCGGAGGTTATGTGGACATTGTTAAACTACTTCTGGTCCACGGGGCAGATGTTAATGCACAGTCCTCCACAG GCAACACAGCTCTGACGTACGCATGTGCTGGTGGCTTCGTGGATGTGGTGAAGGTGCTGCTAAAAGAGGGTGCTAACATTGAGGACCACAACGAGAACGGACACACACCTCTTATGGAGGCAGCCAGCGCTGGCCACGTGGAAGTTGCCAGGGTGCTCTTGGAGTATGGCGCCGGCATCAACACACACTCCAATGAGTTCAAGGAGAGTGCTCTCACACTTGCCTGCTACAAAG GTCACTTGGATATGGTGCGTTTTCTGTTGGAGGCTGGAGCAGACCAGGAACATAAAACAGATGAGATGCACACAGCATTGATGGAGGCGTGCATG GACGGCCATGTGGAGGTAGCACGGCTGCTGTTGGACAGCGGTGCTCAGGTCAACATGCCAGCTGATTCCTTCGAGTCGCCCCTCACCCTCGCAGCCTGTGGAGGACATGTGGAGCTGGCAGCCTTGCTCATAGAGAGAGGAGCCAACTTGGAGGAG GTTAATGATGAGGGCTACACCCCTCTGATGGAGGCAGCTAGAGAAGGCCATGAGGAGATGGTAGCACTGCTGCTGGCTCAAG GTGCTAACATCAACGCCCAGACAGAGGAGACCCAGGAGACGGCTTTGACTCTAGCATGCTGTGGAGGCTTTTTGGAGGTGGCCGACTTCCTCATCAAGGCGGGGGCTGACATTGAGTTGGGCTGCTCTACTCCCCTAATGGAGGCTGCACAGGAGGGCCATCTGGAGTTGGTCAAATATCTGCTGGCTGCAG GGGCAAACGTTCATGCCACCACGGCAACAGGTGACACGGCATTGACGTACGCGTGTGAGAACGGACACACTGATGTTGCAGATGTGCTACTGCAGGCTGGAGCCAACTTG GAACATGAGTCTGAAGGGGGGCGGACGCCCTTAATGAAGGCAGCAAGGGCGGGACATCTCTGTACAGTGCAGTTCCTAATCAGCAAAG GTGCTAATGTGAACAGAGCTACTGCCAATAATGATCACACAGTGGTGTCTCTGGCCTGTGCTGGAGGACATCTGGCTGTGGTGGAGTTGCTGCTGGCGCATGGGGCGGATcctacacacagactcaaa GATGGTTCGACCATGTTGATAGAAGCTGCTAAGGGTGGCCACACCAATGTGGTGTCCTACTTGTTGGATTACCCCAACAACATCCTGTCTGTCCCAGCCCCTGACCTCTCCCAGCTCACTCCTCCCTCGCAAGATGCCTCTCAG GTTCCTCGTGTCCCAATCCAAGCTCTCGCCATGGTAGTGCCCCCTCAGGAGCCTGACCGAGCCCCATCAAACATCACCACACCCCCACCCATCTCCAGCAAAG GCGTGTCCAAACAGAGACAGGCAGCCCTTCAGCCCGGTGTCCCCACCTCAGTTGGCCGGGGGCCTGAAGCAGAGCCTCTGCCGCCCTTCCACTTGTGCCAACCTCTAGAGTGCATCGTGGAGGAGACGGAGGGAAAGCTCAATGAGCTTGGCCAGAGAATCAGCGCTATTGAGAAGGCCCAGCTTCAGTCACTGGAGCTCATTCAGGGGGAGCCGCTCACCAAAGACAAGattgaggagctgaagaagagcCGAGAGGAGCAG gtgcagaagaagaagaaaatcttgAAGGAGTTGCAGAAGGTGGAGcgccagctgcagctgaaaacacagcaacagttCACCAAAGAGTACATGGAGGCGAAGGGCTtaaaggaggagcaggaggccgGACTGAGCCAGGGCCCGGGGCCCGGAAGTACGACGTCTGCTCCAGGGCCCCTTTCCACCACACCAGGTGCCCAAGCACACACCAGCTCCGATACGGATGAGGAGGCCAACAAAGATGGGGAGCAAGAGGAGCAGCCaggagaggaaggggaagaG GAAGAGGATGACGATGACGATGAGGAGGGTTCAGAAGAAGAGGCAGATGGCGAAGAGGAAGATTACCCCAAGCTTCCTCAGGTGGGTACAATCCTCTACAGGGATGGGCCACAAcagcctcctctgcctccttcgcCACAGGCTCaaccccagcctcctcctccgcctcttcAGGCTGCCTTCGTCCCCATCCAGCCCCTGCCCGACTACAACCCAACAGACTACCCGGGAAGTACCAgcccagagctgcagagggtaCTTGTGGGGCAACAGATGCTGGGtcaacagcagcagggacagggtCAGCAGATGGCTGGGTTAGGTCCAGGAATGATACCTCAGCAGGCCCCCGATGGGCTCATGGTAGCTACACCTGCACAGACGCTCACAGACACGCTGGATGACATCATGGCAG CTGTGAGCAACCGCGTACCCATGCTGAACACTACAACCTCACCCACACCCCTGTCCCAGCCACCCACACAGACGCCCGCAAACATTGCCTCGCCCCCTTCGGTCCTGCCCCTCTATCCCTCTGTTGACATAGatgcacat ACGGAGAGTAACCATGACACAGCGCTGACGCTGGCGTGTGCAGGAGGACACGAGGAGCTCGTATCTGTCCTCATTGCACGGGGAGCCAACATTGAGCACCGGGACAAAAAAG GGTTTACCCCTCTGATCCTGGCTGCCACTGCTGGCCACGTAGGAGTGGTGGAGGTGCTCCTGGACAAAGGGGGTGACATTGAGGCTCAGTCAGAGAGAACCAAAGACACACCCCTCTCCCTGGCCTGCTCTGGGGGACGCCAGGAG GTTGTTGAGTTGCTGCTGCTTCGGGGAGCCAATAAGGAACACCGCAATGTTTCAGACTACACGCCTCTTAGTTTGGCTGCCTCTGGGGGTTACGTTAACATCATCAAGATACTCCTAAATGCTGGAGCTGAGATTAACTCCAG GACTGGCAGCAAGCTGGGAATCTCTCCTTTGATGCTGGCAGCTATGAATGGTCACGTACCAGCAGTGAAGCTGTTGCTAGATATGGGCTCAGACATCAACGCCCAGATTGAgaccaacagaaacacagctctGACCCTAGCCTGCTTCCAGGGAAGGGCCGAGGTCGTCAGTCTGCTGCTAGATCGCAAGGCCAACGTAGAGCATCGTGCTAAG ACCGGTCTTACTCCTCTGATGGAGGCAGCCTCAGGAGGTTATGCAGAGGTGGGTCGAGTGCTGCTGGATAAAGGCGCAGATGTCAATGCTCCCCCTGTTCCCTCATCCCGAGACACTGCTCTCACCATTGCTGCCGACAAGGGCCACTACAAGTTTTGTGAGCTGCTTATCAACAG GGGTGCCCATATCGATGTACGAAACAAGAAAGGGAACACTCCGCTATGGCTGGCGGCAAACGGCGGCCATTTTGACGTGGTCCAGCTCTTGGTGCATGCCAGTGCTGATGTGGATGCAGCCGACAACCGCAAGATCACCCCCCTCATGGCTGCTTTCCGCAAG GGTCATGTGAAGGTGGTGCAATATCTTGTGAAGGAAGTCAACCAATTCCCATCAGATATTGAGTGCATGAGATACATCGCCACAATTGCTGACAAG gAGCTGTTGAAGAAGTGCCACCAGTGCATGGAGACCATTGTCAAAGCCAAAGACCAGCAGGCAGCTGAGGCCAACAAGAACGCTAGCATTCTCCTCAAGGAGCTTGACTTGGAGAAG TCCCGAGAGGAGAGCAAGAAGCAGGCTCTGGCTGCCAAGCGTGAGAAGCGTAAGGAGAAacgcaagaagaagaaggaggagcagaagaggaagcaggaggaagaggaggggcaGAAAATCAAGGAGGAGTCCTCTGAGATGCAGGAGCAGAAGGAGGATTCAGCTGAAG AAACAGAAGTTCCCATTGAGCCTCCCAGtgcaaccaccaccaccaccattggTATATCTGCCACCTCCACCACTTTCACTACAGCTTTTGGTAAGAAGCGAGCTAGTGTGGCCACTACCCCGAGCACCAACCGcaagaacaaaaagaacaagACGAAGGACTCCTCGCCCAATGAACCCATCATATTACAGGATTCGCAG gttGCACTAGCACAACACAAGGCTGACAAGAACAAGATCCACGGTGAGCCacggggtgggggtgggggagtgaCGGGTGGCAACAGCGATTCTGACCCCTTGGATAGCACCGACTGTGccagtgagagcagcagcagcgggggCAAGAGTCAGGAGCTCAACTACCTCCCTGACCTcacctcctccgcctcctcctcctcttccacctcctcctcctcctcagcccccTCCTCAGGAGCAGCCCAGGCCCTCCTGCCCGGCCCAGAGAAGAGACACTGTCCTCAGCCACAGACTGACGGCAAGGTGGACAACAAGGTCACAGTCTCCATCTCAAAACCAACGCAAAA AGCTCCAGACACGAGcgactccacctccaactcctTGCCCTCTCCATTCAAGACCATGGCTCTTCCCGTCACCTCACCCAACAGTAAGCTCAGCCTCACGAGCCCCAAGAGAGGccagaagagagaagaaggttGGAAGGAGGTGGTCAGAAG ATCAAAGAAGCTGTCTGTGCCAGCCTCCGTTGTGTCTCGGATCATGGGCCGAGGGGGCTGCAACATCACAGCTATCCAGGACGTGACAGGAGCTCACATTGACGTGGACAAACAGAAGGACAAGAACGGGGAGAGGATGATCACCATAAG AGGAGGGACAGAGTCTACAAGGTATGCAGTCCAGCTGATCAATGCTCTAATCCAAGACCCAGCCAAAGAGCTTGAGGATCTTATCCCGAGGAATCACATCAGAGCCCCAGGCTCTAAAACGACCTCCGCTTCCTTCCCCAGTACCACAGGGGCCACCAGCGGTTCAACCACTGGACCAAAGGCCCTGAGCTCGTTAGTCACCTCCACAGGCGTCTCGTTCCagccctcctcatcctcatcttcatcctcctcccagGCTGGGGGAAAGATTGGGAAGGGGCTGTCATCAAATGTCAGACAGcctttccctgtctctctgcccttgGCATACGCCCACCCTCAGCTGGCTCTCCTGGCTGCTCAGACCATGCACCAGATCAGACACCCTCGTCTACCCATGGCCCAGTTTGGTGGTACCTTCTCTCCTGCCGCCAGCACCTGGGGACCCTTTCCTGTGCGTCCTGTGAGTCCCGGCAGTGCTAACAGCTCCCCCAAACACAATGGAGGAACCAACAGTACTGGAGGCCAAGCCAGACCCAACTCAACCCACAGTGAACACAGCAACACGGCCAGCTCAGGAGCCCCAGTCAcgaccaccaacaccaccaccaccagtgcTCCTAACACGTCTACAGCTGCAGCCTCGCCTCATACCCCTAATCCTACCCCATACAATCCCCAGCCGAGCGTCCCCACTCCTTCCTCTGTTCGAAAACAGCTCTTCGCCCCTGACCCCAAGCCTGCAGGCGTCACCCCTGTGTCTGCTGCCGCCACTGCAACTAGTGGCACCAATGCAGTACGAGGCACAGGTTCTCCTGCACATCACAGTTCCACTACAACTACCGCGAACACCCCTCAGCAGCCAGTCGGACCTATCTCACAGCCCCCCATCCAGCCAACCAAAACAGAGCCCAGTGCCGTTGCACCTCCTGGAAAAGACAAGCCCTCTCTACCTGTAGAGAGCCAGCCTGTTTCTGTCAGCGAGAGCATCAACTCTGTGGGTTTCGCTGCCCCTGCCATGGCTTTACCTCCCAAGCCAGAGCCTCGACAGCAGttacctcctcctccctcctctgtacCATCCACAGAGGCTCCACTAACCCTTCTCAACCCACAGCCCAGCTCCCACCTCCCCTCAGCAACTCCTCCTGTCCTGTCACACAATGTTTCACACCCCAACAACACTGTACCCCACTTCTCTGCCCCTGCGCCCAGAGTCTCCCATCGTATGCAGCCACCAGGGCCTTACTATTCCCTTCccgaacaacagcagcagcagcaacagcagcagacgcaacaacagcagcagcaacaacagtcTGTGTTCGTGCCCTTCAACGCTCAGCAGGAACCCCCGAAACAGACCCAAAACCAGACGTCCCAGCCCACAAGTTTGCCTCCACAAGCCCAGACCCAAGCTCAAGCCCAGGCTCCAGGCTCCCTTCAGGTCTCTGCAAACCTGGGGATGATGAACGGTTCTCAGATGCAGCATGTGGCCAATGCAGGCAAGCCTCAACAGATACCTCCCAACTTCGGTCCTGCAGGCCTCTTCAACTTCAGCAGCATCTTCGATAACAATAACCAG GTTGGTAACAATCAGGTGTGGGGTGCATGCCATCTGCCTGCTCGCTCACCACCAGAGCAGTCGTACTCGGCTCCACCAGCCTACATGAGCATGGGTCAAATGGAGAATATGATGCCCCCACCTCCTCCAGACAGCTCCAAAGCCCCTGGCTACCGCTCTGCCTCCCAGAGGATGGTCAACAGCCCCATCG CTTTGACCAGCTATGCCACCAGTATCTCTGCCAGTCCTGTGTATCTGCACGGTCATACGCCAGTTGGCACACCCTCCTTCAGCAGACAGCACTTTTCCCCTCATCCATGGAGTGCATCCACATCAG GCGAATCTCCTGTCCCACCTCCCTCTACAGTATCATCCTCTGCCCTTTCCACCTCGGCTGTGGCCCCTCCCCCCCAGCCTAAGCCAGGCAGCTCCTCGCAGCAGGACCGGAAGGTTCCCCCACCCATCGGCACAGAGCGGCTGGCCAGGATCAGGCAGACGGGTTCTGTCAACCCACCTCTCCTCACCACCAGCTACACGGCATCTGTTGGACAGGGAGGAATTTGGTCGTTTGGGGTTGGCAGTGCTTCGG AGGCCATGTCCGGTTGGTCCCAGCCCCTGATGAGCAGTCACATGATGCACCCTCAGCTTCAGGCAGAACAGTCGGCCTTCTCTCAGCACCAGCCCATGGAGCAAGATGACACAGGCATCGCGAACCCTGCTAACAACTACCACCAGCCTCAGCATTTGCCCAACAGTTACATGGACTTCCCAAAG GGGATGCCTATGTCAATGTATGGAGGAACCATgctgcctcctcatcctcccatGGCGGAGGCGCCAGGGGGACCGATGTACAATGGTTTGCACGCTGGTGACCCCGCATGGAGCCCCATCATCAAAGTGGTCCCAAACAACGCAGATAATTCTGACCCACAACAGCAG GTGTGGCCTGGTACCTGGGCACCTCATGTGGGCAATGTGCACCTGAACCACGTTAACTAG